The following proteins are co-located in the Vidua macroura isolate BioBank_ID:100142 chromosome 29, ASM2450914v1, whole genome shotgun sequence genome:
- the LOC128820516 gene encoding claw keratin-like, with the protein MSCSSLCVPSCGVATPAPLADTCNEPCVRQCPDSTVVIQPPASVVTFPGPILSSFPQQSAVGSAGAPYVGAGSGGAFGSRAGYGALGGYGGYGGWGYGSRGGYGGWGYGGRGGYGGWGCGGWGYGGLGGYGGYGSCGYGGWSSGHRYLNGNCWPC; encoded by the coding sequence atgtcctgctccagcctgtgtgtccccagctgcGGGGTGGCCACCCCGGCCCCTCTGGCTGACACCTGCAACGAGCCCTGCGTGCGGCAGTGCCCCGACTCCACGGTGGTCATCCAGCCCCCGGCCTCGGTGGTCACCTTCCCTGggcccatcctcagctccttcccgcAGCAGAGCGCCGTGGGCTCGGCCGGAGCTCCCTACGTGGGAGCCGGCTCCGGGGGCGCCTTTGGAAGCCGTGCGGGCTACGGGGCCCTTGGGGGCTATGGAGGTTATGGAGGCTGGGGCTATGGAAGCCGTGGTGGCTACGGGGGTTGGGGCTATGGAGGCCGTGGGGGCTACGGGGGCTGGGGTTGTGGAGGCTGGGGCTATGGAGGCCTTGGGGGCTATGGGGGCTATGGGAGCTGTGGCTACGGCGGCTGGAGCAGTGGCCACCGCTACCTGAATGgcaactgctggccctgctaa
- the LOC128820506 gene encoding translation initiation factor IF-2-like isoform X1, with the protein MVEGMREQWVRLWCCSPSPCGAGASREPRAGPAPLGGCTRPPLPRALGLQRPSGSVPRAGGWRWGPGLLWGCREGPAAGRGRAGSGRGPVPGAGQGLARGDSAAGLGWPRTGRRSPGSCRGFSSAVAERGWRDPRGKRPGLGSGCGAKSSREPLCQPSRRMSCSSLCVPSCGVATPAPLADTCNEPCVRQCPDSTVVIQPPASVVTFPGPILSSFPQQSTVGSAGAPYVGAGSGGAFGSRGGYGAFGGLGGFGGYGGFGGYGSFGGFGGSGICGRGSRSFGGSCGPC; encoded by the exons ATGGTGGAGGGGATGAGGGAGCAGTGGGTGCGGTTGTGGTgctgctctccctctccctgcgGAGCCGGGGCCTCCCGAGAGCCCCGAGCGGGGCCGGCTCCCTTGGGGGGCTGCACTCGCCCCCCACTGCCCAGGGCCCTGGGGCTCCAGCGGCCCTCGGGCAGTGTCCCACGGGCAGGGGGCTGGCGGTGGGGCCCGGGGCTCCTGTGGGGCTGCCGAGAGGGGCCCgcagcgggcaggggccggGCAGGGAGCGGGAGAGGCCCCGTGCCAGGGGCCGGGCAGGGTCTGGCTCGGGGGGACTCTgctgcggggctgggctggccaaGGACGGGCAGGAGGAGCCCGGGCAGCTGCCGGGGCTTCTCCTCCGCCGTCGCCGAGCGGGGCTGGCGGGACCCCAGAGGAAAGCGGCCCGGGCTGGGCAGCGGTTGCGGAGCAAAGAGCAGCCGAGAGCCG CTTTGCCAGCCGAGCCGAAGGatgtcctgctccagcctgtgtgtccccagctgcGGGGTGGCCACCCCGGCCCCTCTGGCTGACACCTGCAACGAGCCCTGCGTGCGGCAGTGCCCCGACTCCACAGTGGTCATCCAGCCCCCGGCCTCGGTGGTCACCTTCCCCGggcccatcctcagctccttcccgcAGCAGAGCACTGTGGGCTCGGCCGGAGCTCCCTACGTGGGAGCCGGCTCCGGGGGCGCCTTTGGAAGCCGTGGGGGCTATGGGGCCTTTGGGGGCCTTGGGGGCTTTGGGGGCtatggaggttttgggggttaTGGCAGCTTTGGCGGTTTTGGGGGCTCTGGGATCTGTGGCCGTGGGTCCAGGTCCTTCGGGGGCTCCTGTGGGCCCTGCtaa
- the LOC128820564 gene encoding claw keratin-like — protein MSCCVPSCGVASPAPLADTCNQPCVRQCPDSTVVIQPPASVVTFPGPILSSFPQQSAVGSAGAPYVGGGFGGSSGRRAGSGGSGGFGGYGGFGGFGGFGGSCGVPRGCGPC, from the coding sequence AtgtcctgctgtgtccccagctgcGGCGTGGCCTCCCCGGCCCCTCTGGCTGACACCTGCAACCAGCCCTGCGTGCGGCAGTGCCCCGACTCCACGGTGGTCATCCAGCCCCCGGCCTCGGTGGTCACCTTCCCCGggcccatcctcagctccttcccgcAGCAGAGCGCCGTGGGCTCGGCCGGAGCTCCCTACGTCGGAGGCGGCTTCGGCGGCTCCTCCGGACGCCGTGCGGGCTCCGGCGGCTCCGGGGGCTTTGGGGGCtatggaggttttgggggattCGGAGGTTTTGGGGGCAGCTGCGGCGTCCCCAGAGGCTGCGGGCCCTGCTAA
- the LOC128820506 gene encoding claw keratin-like isoform X2 — translation MSCSSLCVPSCGVATPAPLADTCNEPCVRQCPDSTVVIQPPASVVTFPGPILSSFPQQSTVGSAGAPYVGAGSGGAFGSRGGYGAFGGLGGFGGYGGFGGYGSFGGFGGSGICGRGSRSFGGSCGPC, via the coding sequence atgtcctgctccagcctgtgtgtccccagctgcGGGGTGGCCACCCCGGCCCCTCTGGCTGACACCTGCAACGAGCCCTGCGTGCGGCAGTGCCCCGACTCCACAGTGGTCATCCAGCCCCCGGCCTCGGTGGTCACCTTCCCCGggcccatcctcagctccttcccgcAGCAGAGCACTGTGGGCTCGGCCGGAGCTCCCTACGTGGGAGCCGGCTCCGGGGGCGCCTTTGGAAGCCGTGGGGGCTATGGGGCCTTTGGGGGCCTTGGGGGCTTTGGGGGCtatggaggttttgggggttaTGGCAGCTTTGGCGGTTTTGGGGGCTCTGGGATCTGTGGCCGTGGGTCCAGGTCCTTCGGGGGCTCCTGTGGGCCCTGCtaa
- the LOC128820528 gene encoding feather beta keratin-like, with amino-acid sequence MASTQLACATPCEPKCPQPLASSTNEPCVVACGDSRVIIYPPPVVVTFPGPILTTYPQQTVVGASEPSEVALGEPPAAAALPTEVTARLEAAGDKVATPVMARAEPRCAPKYSYSYSSQWTHPCNSYRSGKRWTC; translated from the coding sequence ATGGCTTCCACTCAGCTGgcctgtgccaccccctgcgAGCCCAAGTGTCCCCAGCCGTTGGCCAGCAGCACCAACGAGCCGTGCGTGGTGGCCTGCGGCGACTCGCGGGTCATCATCTACCCCCCGCCCGTGGTGGTCACCTTCCCGGGGCCCATCCTCACCACGTACCCGCAGCAAACCGTCGTGGGAGCCTCGGAGCCCTCGGAAGTGGCCCTGGGCGAGCccccggccgcggccgcgctgccTACCGAGGTCACGGCCAGGCTGGAGGCGGCGGGGGACAAAGTGGCAACGCCGGTGATGGCCCGTGCCGAGCCGCGCTGCGCCCCCAAATATTCCTACAGCTACTCCTCGCAATGGACTCATCCCTGCAATTCCTACCGCTCCGGGAAGCGCTGGACGTGCTGA
- the LOC128820559 gene encoding claw keratin-like produces MSPFHECCLPAGLACPEPFAVTRSDTCVIKYPDTVVDIVEPDFPPYSVIYPGPTLTTFPQQTLVGSTALLDIRNFLGSQGFHGFGGQPKPCLDICG; encoded by the exons atgTCTCCCTTCCACGAGTGCTGCCTGCCCGCAGGCCTGGCGTGCCCCGAGCCCTTTGCCGTGACCCGCAGTGACACCTGTGTCATCAAGTACCCCGACACCGTGGTGGACATCGTGGAGCCCGACTTTCCCCCCTACTCCGTCATCTACCCCGGGCCCACACTGACCACCTTCCCCCAGCAGACCCTGGTGGGCTCCACGGCCTTGCTGGACATCAGGAACTTCCTGGGCTCCCAGGGATTCCATGGGTTTGGGG GCCAACCTAAACCCTGCCTGGATATCTGTGGATAG
- the LOC128820567 gene encoding feather beta keratin-like: MSCYDLCRPCGPTPLANSCNEPCVRQCQDSRVIIEPSPVVVTLPGPILSSFPQNTAVGSSTSAAVGSILSESGVPINSGGFGLSGLSGLGGRYCGRRCLPC, from the coding sequence atgtCCTGCTACGACCTGTGCCGGCCCTGCGGCCCCACCccgctggccaacagctgcaacGAGCCCTGTGTCCGGCAGTGCCAGGACTCGCGGGTCATCATCGAGCCGTCCCCCGTGGTGGTCACCCTGCCCGggcccatcctcagctccttcccccagaacacCGCCGTGGGATCCTCCACCTCCGCCGCCGTGGGCAGCATCCTGAGCGAGTCCGGGGTCCCCATCAACTCGGGCGGCTTTGGGCTCTCGGGGCTCTCTGGCCTTGGTGGCCGCTACTGCGGCCGCAGGTGCCTGCCCTGCTAG
- the LOC128820563 gene encoding feather keratin 1: MSCYDLCRPCGPTPLANSCNEPCVRQCQDSRVVIQPSPVVVTLPGPILSSFPQNTAVGSSTSAAVGSILSEEGVPINSGGFGLSGLSGLGGRYCGRRCLPC, translated from the coding sequence ATGTCCTGCTACGACCTGTGCCGGCCCTGCGGCCCCACCccgctggccaacagctgcaacGAGCCCTGTGTCCGGCAGTGCCAGGACTCCCGCGTGGTCATCCAGCCCTCACCCGTGGTGGTCACCCTGCCCGggcccatcctcagctccttcccccagaacacCGCCGTGGGATCCTCCACCTCCGCCGCCGTGGGCAGCATCCTGAGCGAGGAGGGAGTGCCCATCAACTCGGGCGGCTTTGGGCTCTCGGGGCTCTCTGGCCTTGGTGGCCGCTACTGCGGCCGCAGGTGCCTGCCCTGCTAG
- the LOC128820557 gene encoding feather keratin 1-like, giving the protein MSCYDLCRPCGPTPLANSCNEPCVRQCQDSRVVIQPSPVVVTLPGPILSSFPQNTAVGSSTSAAVGSILSESGVPINSGGFGLSGLSGLGGRYCGRRCLPC; this is encoded by the coding sequence ATGTCCTGCTACGACCTGTGCCGGCCCTGCGGCCCCACCccgctggccaacagctgcaacGAGCCCTGTGTCCGGCAGTGCCAGGACTCCCGCGTGGTCATCCAGCCCTCACCCGTGGTGGTCACCCTGCCCGggcccatcctcagctccttcccccagaacacCGCCGTGGGATCCTCCACCTCCGCCGCCGTGGGCAGCATCCTGAGCGAGTCCGGGGTCCCCATCAACTCGGGCGGCTTTGGGCTCTCGGGGCTCTCTGGCCTTGGTGGCCGCTACTGCGGCCGCAGGTGCCTGCCCTGCTAG
- the LOC128820562 gene encoding feather keratin 1, giving the protein MSCYDLCRPCGPTPLANSCNEPCVRQCQDSRVVIQPSPVVVTLPGPILSSFPQNTAVGSSTSAAVGSILSEEGVPINSGGFGLSGLSGLGGRYCGRRCLPC; this is encoded by the coding sequence ATGTCCTGCTACGACCTGTGCCGGCCCTGCGGCCCCACCccgctggccaacagctgcaacGAGCCCTGTGTCCGGCAGTGCCAGGACTCCCGCGTGGTCATCCAGCCCTCACCCGTGGTGGTCACCCTGCCCGggcccatcctcagctccttcccccagaacacTGCCGTGGGATCCTCCACCTCCGCCGCCGTGGGCAGCATCCTGAGCGAGGAGGGAGTGCCCATCAACTCGGGCGGCTTTGGGCTCTCGGGGCTCTCTGGCCTTGGTGGCCGCTACTGCGGCCGCAGGTGCCTGCCCTGCTAG